GCACTGGACGATTTCAGGCGCCTCCGAGCGAAGTATTTGATCTATCCGTGAAACAGCTCGCCGGCCAGAAGTTGAGGCGTTGTTCATACCGTCGGTAACGACGCAGGTGAAACGATGAAATGGAGCACAGGCGGGAACGCCTATGCCACAATCCCAGTGGAGAAGCTCGATGAATTATCTCGCTGGTTTGTTATGTCTGAGCATGACGTTGATCGTCGCCTGCTGTGTGGAGACTTCCATGATGGCTTCCCTGCGCCAAGCGCCTACCGGGCAATTCCGCGCCTTCTGGGTTGATGCGTTCAATCCCGGATTCAAAACGCCTGAGCAGATTGACGCTCTCATCACTCATGCCAAACAAGCGAATGTCAATGCGCTGTTGCTGCAAGTGCGACGACGCGGCGATTCATATTACCTGAACTCATTGGAACCGCCCGCGCAGGATGCGAGCTACAATCCGCAATTTGACGCGCTTCAGTATGCAATTGAACGCGCTCGCGCCAACGGTATCGAGGTGCATGCGTTCGTGGCCACGCTGGCCATCTGGCAGACAACATTCGGCGTGCCCGCCCATCCCAATCACGTTTACAACCAGCATGGCCCAACCAAGACAGGTCGTGACTTCTGGCTGACACACGATCAGACCGGCGCGCTTGCGCCGGCTGGAGGCGGTCGGATTTACCTTGATCCCGGCCATCCTGATGCCGTTGACTATACCGTCAACGTGCTGGTGCATCTGATCAAGCATTACGAGCTTGACGGCCTGCATCTTGACATCATCCGTTATCCCGAAGGCGGCAACTGGGGCTACAATCCGGTGAATATCGAACGGTTCCAGCGCCGCTATGGTCGCGCGGCTGTTCCTTCGCCTGCTGATCCTGACTTTCAACAGTGGCGCCGCGATCAAGTGACGAACCTGGTGAGGAAAATCTACCTGCATGTCATCGCCATCAAACCTCACTTGAAACTTTCGATGGCCGCTATCGCCTTTGGCGCCGCGCCGGTGACCGAATCGGATTGGCGTGCCTCAGCCGCTTACGCCGAGGTTTACCAGGATTGGCGAGCCTGGCTCGAAGAAGGCATCATTGACATGGCCATCGTCATGAACTACGACCGCGAACATAACACAACACAACGAACATGGTTCAACGATTGGATCGAGTGGGATAAGAATCATCGCTACAATCGTCACGTGGTGATTGGCATCGGGGCATTCCTTAACAGCATCGAGGGAAGCCTTGCGCAAGCGCGCCGCGCGTTGCTCATGCCGTCACGTCAAGGCGCCTGGGCCGATGGCATCGCTTTTTACTCGTATGCGACGACGAACGCAGCGGCGCCCCCGTCGAATATCATCCGCCCCAACACAGAATTTTATCGCGCGCTCTCACAACCAA
This window of the Blastocatellia bacterium genome carries:
- a CDS encoding family 10 glycosylhydrolase — its product is MNYLAGLLCLSMTLIVACCVETSMMASLRQAPTGQFRAFWVDAFNPGFKTPEQIDALITHAKQANVNALLLQVRRRGDSYYLNSLEPPAQDASYNPQFDALQYAIERARANGIEVHAFVATLAIWQTTFGVPAHPNHVYNQHGPTKTGRDFWLTHDQTGALAPAGGGRIYLDPGHPDAVDYTVNVLVHLIKHYELDGLHLDIIRYPEGGNWGYNPVNIERFQRRYGRAAVPSPADPDFQQWRRDQVTNLVRKIYLHVIAIKPHLKLSMAAIAFGAAPVTESDWRASAAYAEVYQDWRAWLEEGIIDMAIVMNYDREHNTTQRTWFNDWIEWDKNHRYNRHVVIGIGAFLNSIEGSLAQARRALLMPSRQGAWADGIAFYSYATTNAAAPPSNIIRPNTEFYRALSQPTSYDPVQPPIFADPAPTPPMTWKTHPTQGHVMGTVKSADGQPVDGALIEIASASNSSIKWVQSDGSGFFGAVGLEPDSYRIRVRRNGVATASVTALIAAGQVTIANLRIEH